From one Malus sylvestris chromosome 1, drMalSylv7.2, whole genome shotgun sequence genomic stretch:
- the LOC126628436 gene encoding homeobox-leucine zipper protein ATHB-6-like isoform X2 — MKRLGSSDSLGAMISICPIITDEQSPRSNHVYSREFQSMLEGLDEDGCVEEAGRVSEKKRRLNVEQVKALEKNFEVENKLEPERKVKLAQELGLQPRQVSVWFQNRRARWKTKQLERDYGVLKADYDSLKCSYDILQHDNEALLKEIKQLKAKFQENTESTNPSVKQEKLLGKDQSSYRAVHEGSQSPPPPPESSVPETECKEFNFESFNNTSGVLEAVSLFPDFKDGSSDSDSSAILNEDNSPNLTMSSSGILQNHQLIKSPASTSLKFNCCSSSSPSPSSMNCFPFQKSYQPSVKVEEHNLFSSEEACSFFSDEQAPSLQWYCPDQWN; from the exons ATGAAGAGGCTTGGAAGCTCAGATTCTTTGGGTGCTATGATTTCCATCTGCCCAATAATAACAG ATGAACAGAGTCCAAGAAGCAACCATGTTTACAGCAGGGAATTCCAGTCCATGTTGGAAGGGTTAGATGAGGACGGTTGTGTGGAAGAGGCCGGCCGTGTTtccgagaagaagagaagattGAACGTTGAACAAGTGAAGGCCCTGGAGAAAAACTTCGAGGTGGAGAACAAGCTTGAACCTGAAAGAAAGGTGAAGCTTGCCCAAGAACTTGGCCTCCAACCAAGACAAGTTTCCGTGTGGTTCCAGAACCGCCGTGCTCGTTGGAAAACCAAGCAATTGGAGCGCGATTACGGCGTTCTCAAAGCCGATTACGACTCTCTCAAGTGCAGCTACGATATCCTTCAACATGACAACGAAGCCCTTCTCAAAGAG ATAAAGCAATTGAAAGCAAAATTCCAAGAGAACACAGAGAGCACCAATCCCTCAGTAAAACAAGAGAAACTCCTGGGGAAAGATCAATCCAGTTACCGGGCGGTTCACGAGGGGAGCCAGTCACCGCCACCCCCTCCGGAATCCTCCGTTCCAGAAACTGAATGCAAAGAGTTTAACTTTGAGAGCTTCAACAACACAAGTGGAGTACTAGAAGCCGTTTCATTGTTCCCAGATTTCAAAGATGGCTCTTCTGACAGTGACTCAAGCGCGATCTTGAACGAAGATAACAGTCCAAACTTGACTATGTCTTCATCTGGGATTCTCCAAAACCACCAGCTCATCAAGTCTCCGGCTTCCACTTCACTCAAATTCAACTGTTGTTCATCGTCCTCGCCGTCGCCATCGTCGATGAACTGCTTTCCGTTCCAAAAGAGCTATCAGCCTTCCGTGAAGGTCGAGGAGCACAACTTATTTAGCAGTGAGGAGGCTTGTAGCTTCTTCTCCGATGAGCAAGCACCTTCACTTCAGTGGTACTGTCCTGATCAATGGAACTAA
- the LOC126628436 gene encoding homeobox-leucine zipper protein ATHB-6-like isoform X1, giving the protein MGTEGGGEEVGLKEKKDHEAAAAAAEGGNEQSPRSNHVYSREFQSMLEGLDEDGCVEEAGRVSEKKRRLNVEQVKALEKNFEVENKLEPERKVKLAQELGLQPRQVSVWFQNRRARWKTKQLERDYGVLKADYDSLKCSYDILQHDNEALLKEIKQLKAKFQENTESTNPSVKQEKLLGKDQSSYRAVHEGSQSPPPPPESSVPETECKEFNFESFNNTSGVLEAVSLFPDFKDGSSDSDSSAILNEDNSPNLTMSSSGILQNHQLIKSPASTSLKFNCCSSSSPSPSSMNCFPFQKSYQPSVKVEEHNLFSSEEACSFFSDEQAPSLQWYCPDQWN; this is encoded by the exons atgggtactgagggaggaggagaagaagtaggattgaaagagaagaaagatcaTGAggcggcagcagcagcagcagaggGAGGAA ATGAACAGAGTCCAAGAAGCAACCATGTTTACAGCAGGGAATTCCAGTCCATGTTGGAAGGGTTAGATGAGGACGGTTGTGTGGAAGAGGCCGGCCGTGTTtccgagaagaagagaagattGAACGTTGAACAAGTGAAGGCCCTGGAGAAAAACTTCGAGGTGGAGAACAAGCTTGAACCTGAAAGAAAGGTGAAGCTTGCCCAAGAACTTGGCCTCCAACCAAGACAAGTTTCCGTGTGGTTCCAGAACCGCCGTGCTCGTTGGAAAACCAAGCAATTGGAGCGCGATTACGGCGTTCTCAAAGCCGATTACGACTCTCTCAAGTGCAGCTACGATATCCTTCAACATGACAACGAAGCCCTTCTCAAAGAG ATAAAGCAATTGAAAGCAAAATTCCAAGAGAACACAGAGAGCACCAATCCCTCAGTAAAACAAGAGAAACTCCTGGGGAAAGATCAATCCAGTTACCGGGCGGTTCACGAGGGGAGCCAGTCACCGCCACCCCCTCCGGAATCCTCCGTTCCAGAAACTGAATGCAAAGAGTTTAACTTTGAGAGCTTCAACAACACAAGTGGAGTACTAGAAGCCGTTTCATTGTTCCCAGATTTCAAAGATGGCTCTTCTGACAGTGACTCAAGCGCGATCTTGAACGAAGATAACAGTCCAAACTTGACTATGTCTTCATCTGGGATTCTCCAAAACCACCAGCTCATCAAGTCTCCGGCTTCCACTTCACTCAAATTCAACTGTTGTTCATCGTCCTCGCCGTCGCCATCGTCGATGAACTGCTTTCCGTTCCAAAAGAGCTATCAGCCTTCCGTGAAGGTCGAGGAGCACAACTTATTTAGCAGTGAGGAGGCTTGTAGCTTCTTCTCCGATGAGCAAGCACCTTCACTTCAGTGGTACTGTCCTGATCAATGGAACTAA
- the LOC126628436 gene encoding homeobox-leucine zipper protein ATHB-6-like isoform X3 has protein sequence MRRQQQQQREEVGCCTPVVYTNEQSPRSNHVYSREFQSMLEGLDEDGCVEEAGRVSEKKRRLNVEQVKALEKNFEVENKLEPERKVKLAQELGLQPRQVSVWFQNRRARWKTKQLERDYGVLKADYDSLKCSYDILQHDNEALLKEIKQLKAKFQENTESTNPSVKQEKLLGKDQSSYRAVHEGSQSPPPPPESSVPETECKEFNFESFNNTSGVLEAVSLFPDFKDGSSDSDSSAILNEDNSPNLTMSSSGILQNHQLIKSPASTSLKFNCCSSSSPSPSSMNCFPFQKSYQPSVKVEEHNLFSSEEACSFFSDEQAPSLQWYCPDQWN, from the exons aTGAggcggcagcagcagcagcagaggGAGGAAGTAGGTTGCTGTACACCTGTTGTATACACCA ATGAACAGAGTCCAAGAAGCAACCATGTTTACAGCAGGGAATTCCAGTCCATGTTGGAAGGGTTAGATGAGGACGGTTGTGTGGAAGAGGCCGGCCGTGTTtccgagaagaagagaagattGAACGTTGAACAAGTGAAGGCCCTGGAGAAAAACTTCGAGGTGGAGAACAAGCTTGAACCTGAAAGAAAGGTGAAGCTTGCCCAAGAACTTGGCCTCCAACCAAGACAAGTTTCCGTGTGGTTCCAGAACCGCCGTGCTCGTTGGAAAACCAAGCAATTGGAGCGCGATTACGGCGTTCTCAAAGCCGATTACGACTCTCTCAAGTGCAGCTACGATATCCTTCAACATGACAACGAAGCCCTTCTCAAAGAG ATAAAGCAATTGAAAGCAAAATTCCAAGAGAACACAGAGAGCACCAATCCCTCAGTAAAACAAGAGAAACTCCTGGGGAAAGATCAATCCAGTTACCGGGCGGTTCACGAGGGGAGCCAGTCACCGCCACCCCCTCCGGAATCCTCCGTTCCAGAAACTGAATGCAAAGAGTTTAACTTTGAGAGCTTCAACAACACAAGTGGAGTACTAGAAGCCGTTTCATTGTTCCCAGATTTCAAAGATGGCTCTTCTGACAGTGACTCAAGCGCGATCTTGAACGAAGATAACAGTCCAAACTTGACTATGTCTTCATCTGGGATTCTCCAAAACCACCAGCTCATCAAGTCTCCGGCTTCCACTTCACTCAAATTCAACTGTTGTTCATCGTCCTCGCCGTCGCCATCGTCGATGAACTGCTTTCCGTTCCAAAAGAGCTATCAGCCTTCCGTGAAGGTCGAGGAGCACAACTTATTTAGCAGTGAGGAGGCTTGTAGCTTCTTCTCCGATGAGCAAGCACCTTCACTTCAGTGGTACTGTCCTGATCAATGGAACTAA